A DNA window from Legionella sp. MW5194 contains the following coding sequences:
- a CDS encoding YHS domain-containing (seleno)protein codes for MKKIKSLYIPQLIFIFMMPVLAWASDISYSLVGIQGYDPVSYFQQGGPVRGSGNYTGYYEGVSYIFSNQENKKTFLANPEKYLPAYGGYCAYGVSVGSKIVSDPLAWRIVDGTLYLNLNSKTQDVWAKNIPGNIKKANINWPKIKGIDPKDL; via the coding sequence ATGAAAAAAATTAAATCATTGTATATACCGCAATTAATATTTATTTTTATGATGCCAGTTCTTGCCTGGGCTTCAGATATTTCCTACAGTTTGGTGGGTATTCAGGGGTATGATCCTGTGTCTTATTTTCAACAAGGTGGGCCTGTACGTGGTAGCGGAAACTACACGGGATATTATGAAGGTGTGAGTTATATTTTTTCTAATCAAGAGAACAAAAAAACATTTCTTGCAAATCCTGAAAAATATCTTCCCGCTTATGGAGGATATTGCGCGTATGGCGTATCCGTTGGGAGCAAAATAGTGAGTGATCCTTTAGCTTGGAGAATTGTGGATGGAACACTCTATCTAAATTTAAACAGCAAAACACAAGATGTTTGGGCAAAAAATATACCTGGCAACATAAAGAAGGCAAATATTAATTGGCCAAAAATTAAAGGCATCGACCCTAAAGACTTATAA
- a CDS encoding ISL3 family transposase, with the protein MPKHDLILNLPGFSIKKVRGYQPLILELSYNRLPRCGHCQSKEVRKKDSYIRTVHHELVGHRRSLLQFKAYKLYCNRCHRYGNQQFPGINKYQRSTWRLQAAVFHKHTSGISQSELASLFKKGKATIERWYQRHYKEQDKERTNAYCPSVLGIDEHFFNRKQGFVTTLCNLRKNKVFDIVKGRSETDLAAYLAALPGKERVRVVCIDLSTTYRSIVKKHFPNAKIVADRFHVIRLMQHQCMMTYRELASNVKSNRGIMALLRTKPERLTPLKKAKRDAFLADNPAIEAVYQFQQQLHNILMKKMLTKNRARQLIPRFLEMLDELKQSPFKPLAALGKTLDNWKEEVVCMWRFSKSNGITEGFHRKMKLIQRRAYGFKNFENYRTRVRVLC; encoded by the coding sequence GTGCCGAAACATGATCTTATCTTAAATTTACCTGGCTTTTCCATAAAAAAAGTACGGGGTTATCAACCTTTGATATTGGAACTTTCTTACAACCGATTACCAAGATGTGGCCATTGTCAAAGTAAAGAAGTGCGCAAGAAAGATTCCTACATTCGTACTGTTCATCACGAACTAGTAGGTCACAGACGCAGTCTCTTACAATTCAAAGCCTATAAGCTTTATTGCAATCGTTGTCATCGTTATGGCAACCAGCAATTTCCTGGTATTAATAAGTATCAACGTTCCACTTGGCGTCTACAAGCCGCTGTTTTTCATAAACATACCTCGGGGATTTCTCAAAGCGAGTTAGCCAGTCTATTTAAGAAGGGTAAGGCAACCATTGAACGATGGTATCAACGCCACTATAAAGAACAAGATAAGGAGCGGACCAATGCATACTGCCCATCCGTTTTAGGAATTGATGAACATTTCTTTAACCGAAAACAAGGATTCGTTACAACACTCTGTAACTTAAGAAAGAATAAAGTATTTGATATCGTCAAAGGGCGAAGTGAAACCGACCTGGCCGCTTACCTCGCTGCTTTACCGGGTAAAGAGCGGGTTAGAGTCGTCTGCATCGATTTAAGCACTACCTATCGTTCCATCGTTAAAAAGCATTTCCCCAACGCCAAAATAGTCGCTGACCGATTCCATGTCATTCGCTTAATGCAACACCAATGCATGATGACTTATAGGGAACTTGCAAGCAACGTCAAAAGCAATCGCGGCATCATGGCGCTCTTAAGAACCAAGCCTGAACGATTAACACCCTTAAAAAAAGCCAAGCGCGATGCTTTCCTGGCAGACAATCCAGCTATTGAAGCCGTCTATCAATTCCAACAACAGTTACACAATATACTCATGAAAAAAATGCTTACCAAGAACCGAGCACGTCAGTTAATCCCTCGCTTTTTGGAAATGCTCGACGAACTGAAGCAAAGCCCCTTTAAACCTCTAGCAGCTCTAGGTAAAACGCTCGATAACTGGAAAGAAGAAGTTGTTTGTATGTGGCGATTTAGTAAATCAAATGGTATCACTGAAGGCTTTCATCGGAAGATGAAACTGATTCAACGTCGTGCTTATGGTTTTAAAAACTTTGAAAATTATAGAACAAGGGTTAGAGTACTATGCTGA
- a CDS encoding MAPEG family protein codes for MLCTEANQAHWVILFILALYFILGRILHAYAFIYNKKHFKFRVRGMVLTFSALFSLRC; via the coding sequence ATGCTTTGCACTGAAGCAAATCAAGCCCATTGGGTAATTCTATTCATCTTGGCCTTATATTTTATTCTGGGAAGAATTCTTCATGCTTATGCTTTTATTTATAATAAAAAGCATTTCAAATTTCGTGTGCGGGGAATGGTTCTGACGTTTTCTGCACTTTTTTCCTTGCGGTGTTGA
- the istA gene encoding IS21 family transposase, producing the protein MHEYIIIISQLRQGATLRGLSRDKLADRKTLRRVRDIAIEQGWLEKDKSIPTEQELALFFEKSSANSFLSIQPYRVKIEEWTRQGVQASTIYAHLQREHGFKSSYSVVQRYIKSYKEKQRAVTTILEFKPGESAQVDFGQGPKITDGKGEEQKTWIFVMVLSWSRHMYAEMVLHQDVETWLACHRRAFEWFNGVPEKIIIDNAKCAITKACYHNPCVQKAYGECASGYGFIISPCPPYDPQKKGRVESGVKYVKNRFVPLRQFRSLNDANEQLKIWLIQEAGARNHGTTHEKPLVLFEIEQPLLKKLPNHPPEFAAWEKVKLHGDCHVQYKKCRYSGPYRLARQELWLRATDTTIRLYFNHQLVALHPKLEIPGTKHTIPEHLPPNALAYSMRDAQWCLKQAHEVGSQCVIAIEGLLNDSVVDYLRAAQSILGLRKKYGDDRLEAACHRALVFQSVHYKTIKTMLEVGAEKQALPHEEEPTTLAKPYSVGGKFCRNTSHLLH; encoded by the coding sequence ATGCACGAATATATCATTATTATTAGCCAATTGCGTCAAGGCGCTACGCTCAGAGGGCTGTCCCGTGACAAACTTGCCGATAGAAAAACGCTTAGGAGGGTGCGTGACATTGCGATAGAGCAAGGCTGGTTAGAAAAGGATAAGTCAATCCCCACAGAACAGGAACTGGCGTTATTTTTTGAAAAGAGCAGTGCCAATAGCTTTTTGAGCATACAGCCATACCGGGTGAAGATTGAAGAATGGACCAGACAGGGCGTTCAGGCCAGCACTATCTATGCTCATTTACAACGAGAACATGGTTTTAAAAGTAGTTATAGCGTTGTTCAACGCTATATCAAGTCTTACAAGGAAAAACAACGAGCGGTCACCACGATATTAGAGTTTAAACCGGGCGAATCAGCACAGGTTGACTTTGGGCAAGGACCTAAAATTACTGATGGCAAAGGAGAGGAACAGAAGACCTGGATCTTTGTGATGGTGCTCTCCTGGAGCCGTCATATGTATGCAGAAATGGTCTTACATCAGGATGTTGAGACATGGCTTGCCTGCCATCGGCGTGCCTTTGAATGGTTTAATGGTGTTCCAGAAAAAATAATTATAGATAACGCGAAGTGTGCGATTACGAAAGCTTGTTACCACAACCCTTGCGTTCAAAAGGCATATGGGGAGTGCGCATCAGGCTATGGTTTTATTATTTCCCCATGTCCTCCGTATGATCCCCAGAAAAAAGGCCGAGTTGAATCCGGGGTTAAGTACGTTAAAAACCGCTTTGTTCCACTGCGCCAGTTTAGAAGCTTAAACGATGCGAACGAGCAGTTAAAGATCTGGTTAATACAAGAGGCTGGCGCGCGCAACCACGGCACTACTCATGAAAAGCCTTTGGTTCTATTTGAAATTGAACAACCTCTTCTTAAAAAACTGCCTAACCATCCGCCCGAGTTTGCGGCGTGGGAAAAGGTCAAGCTTCATGGTGATTGCCATGTGCAATACAAGAAATGCCGATATTCAGGTCCATATCGCCTCGCACGGCAAGAGCTTTGGCTTAGAGCAACGGATACAACTATCCGACTGTATTTCAATCATCAACTGGTAGCACTCCATCCGAAACTCGAAATACCAGGCACCAAACATACAATACCAGAACACCTTCCACCGAATGCTTTGGCTTACTCGATGCGAGATGCCCAGTGGTGCCTAAAGCAAGCACATGAAGTTGGAAGCCAATGCGTGATTGCTATTGAGGGACTATTAAATGATTCAGTCGTAGATTATCTTCGGGCTGCACAAAGCATTCTCGGTCTTAGGAAAAAATATGGCGATGACCGTCTGGAGGCTGCTTGCCATAGAGCGCTTGTTTTTCAAAGCGTGCATTATAAAACAATCAAGACGATGCTAGAGGTTGGGGCTGAAAAGCAAGCCTTACCGCATGAGGAAGAACCGACAACATTGGCCAAACCCTATTCGGTAGGGGGAAAGTTCTGCCGGAATACGTCCCACTTATTACACTAA
- the msrB gene encoding peptide-methionine (R)-S-oxide reductase MsrB translates to MKSIIKGLLFFFMSVASLTAYAEQAYKRPSDAVIKQKLSTIQYNVTQQQGTESPFNNAYWNNEEQGIYVDVVTGEPLFISLDKYDSKTGWPSFTKPLEPGNIIYKDDSSMFTSRTEVISKHGKSHLGHVFGDGPPPTNKRFCMNSAALEFIPVKDLQKRGYGKYLPLFKNAGK, encoded by the coding sequence ATGAAGAGTATTATCAAAGGTTTGTTATTTTTTTTCATGAGTGTTGCCTCTTTGACAGCCTATGCAGAACAAGCCTATAAACGACCTTCAGATGCTGTCATCAAACAAAAATTATCAACAATTCAATATAATGTTACTCAACAACAGGGTACAGAATCCCCGTTTAATAATGCTTATTGGAATAATGAAGAGCAAGGTATTTATGTTGATGTTGTTACCGGTGAACCATTATTTATTTCGCTCGATAAATATGACTCTAAGACTGGCTGGCCGAGTTTTACCAAACCGCTAGAACCTGGAAACATAATATATAAAGATGATAGCAGCATGTTTACTAGTCGGACTGAAGTGATTTCCAAACATGGAAAATCACATTTGGGGCATGTTTTTGGTGACGGCCCTCCGCCCACCAATAAACGTTTTTGCATGAATTCTGCGGCGCTGGAATTTATTCCAGTCAAGGATCTGCAGAAAAGAGGTTATGGTAAGTATTTGCCACTATTCAAAAATGCAGGAAAATAA
- a CDS encoding Abi family protein, which produces MMRTTTGYFFMAEKSYTKPALTVSQQLEFLFSQGLQIEDQKLAIRALETVSYYRLSSYLLPFKQSHNAKNPRQFKENATFEQVWQLYQFDRELRLLVADAIEKIEVAFRAALTNVTSIRFNPFWYVERNYFKAKAGANRERDFFDDYLKTIKTISTNKQELFIQHYHKNYDKPYFPPIWMMVEALSFGVCSKMFNNIQSKDVRNEIASFLGQHTTVIESWIKSLTYTRNLCAHHSRLWNRWLVIPPLIPKNAPIKTHIDGNYRFQLIAFIIDQLLETIAPESNWKIKLFELFERNEQFSGIEMGFINNWRDDPIWHC; this is translated from the coding sequence ATGATGCGCACCACGACGGGTTATTTTTTTATGGCTGAAAAGAGTTATACGAAACCTGCACTTACTGTTAGTCAACAGCTGGAGTTTTTATTTTCTCAGGGTTTGCAGATTGAGGATCAAAAACTAGCTATTCGTGCATTGGAAACAGTAAGTTATTATCGCTTATCATCCTATCTTTTGCCTTTTAAGCAATCCCACAATGCAAAGAACCCTCGCCAGTTTAAAGAAAACGCTACATTTGAACAAGTTTGGCAGCTTTATCAATTTGACAGAGAGCTAAGGTTACTTGTTGCTGATGCAATTGAAAAAATAGAGGTGGCATTTCGAGCGGCATTAACCAATGTGACAAGTATCCGATTTAATCCTTTTTGGTATGTAGAACGAAATTATTTTAAGGCTAAAGCTGGTGCAAATAGAGAAAGAGATTTTTTTGATGATTATCTAAAAACAATTAAAACGATTAGTACCAATAAGCAGGAACTATTTATTCAACATTATCATAAGAATTATGATAAACCATATTTTCCACCAATTTGGATGATGGTTGAGGCACTCTCCTTTGGTGTCTGTTCTAAGATGTTTAATAATATCCAGTCGAAAGATGTGCGTAATGAGATTGCTTCTTTTTTAGGTCAGCATACAACTGTAATTGAATCTTGGATAAAAAGTTTAACCTATACAAGGAACCTCTGTGCTCATCATTCAAGATTATGGAATAGATGGCTTGTTATTCCTCCGCTAATACCTAAGAATGCGCCTATTAAAACCCATATTGATGGTAACTATCGTTTTCAATTAATCGCTTTTATCATAGATCAATTATTAGAAACAATTGCACCTGAATCTAATTGGAAAATAAAGCTCTTTGAGCTATTTGAAAGAAATGAGCAGTTTTCAGGAATTGAAATGGGATTTATAAATAATTGGCGGGATGATCCAATATGGCATTGTTGA
- a CDS encoding DNA-binding domain-containing protein, giving the protein MHELLKLQESFYRNIFKKDVDLSFISSDFSQERLDVYRQTIFENMINALRITYPGVWKLIGNECANSVAYTYCKKDKYLPKTGWLDDFGGDFPDFLSTLQQLSELPYLSDYAHYEWLKHLAYGAVDSKSISPQDLMTIPEEEIDHIKLNFCPSVCIFQSKYPLFDIHDTIENCSSKAITLKTEAAYGVIGCKENEIHTYWIAEDQWHFIKKLFEGAKLLESVQYAQTINQNFDLTSAVAFVLQEQLVDNIIKTGGNNAQ; this is encoded by the coding sequence ATGCATGAATTACTTAAATTACAAGAGTCCTTTTATCGAAATATCTTTAAAAAAGACGTTGATTTAAGTTTTATAAGCTCGGATTTCTCCCAAGAACGGCTAGATGTTTATCGTCAGACTATTTTTGAAAATATGATCAATGCTTTGAGGATTACTTATCCAGGCGTTTGGAAATTAATCGGCAATGAGTGTGCCAATAGTGTTGCCTATACTTATTGCAAAAAGGATAAGTACTTACCAAAGACAGGCTGGCTTGATGATTTTGGTGGAGATTTCCCTGACTTTCTTTCCACATTACAGCAACTGTCTGAGTTGCCCTATTTAAGTGATTATGCCCACTATGAATGGCTCAAACATTTGGCGTATGGGGCTGTAGACTCTAAGTCCATTTCCCCTCAAGATTTAATGACCATCCCCGAAGAGGAAATAGATCATATCAAACTGAATTTTTGTCCTTCAGTTTGTATTTTTCAGTCCAAATACCCGTTGTTTGATATTCATGATACCATTGAGAATTGTAGTTCAAAAGCAATTACCCTTAAGACAGAAGCAGCTTATGGTGTTATTGGCTGTAAGGAAAACGAAATACATACCTATTGGATTGCCGAAGATCAGTGGCATTTCATAAAGAAATTATTTGAAGGTGCAAAGCTTTTAGAGAGCGTCCAGTATGCACAAACAATCAATCAAAATTTTGACTTAACTTCAGCAGTTGCTTTTGTGTTACAGGAGCAGCTGGTCGACAATATCATTAAAACCGGAGGCAATAATGCTCAATAA
- a CDS encoding carboxymuconolactone decarboxylase family protein, with product MQRIKKISIANAQGKAKELLEGTKKAMGTELNLFSTFANSPAALEAYIGIMTSLSKGALNPKLREQIALVSAGYNGCNYCASAHTYLGEKAGINKDELKENLSGKSSDKKTQVALNFATQLIERRGGVSEFDIKTVREAGFSDEEMVEILAHVAMNTFTNYFNEAFKTDIDFPVVDTHKGRTAA from the coding sequence GTGCAACGTATTAAAAAAATCTCTATCGCTAACGCACAAGGCAAAGCTAAAGAGCTACTCGAAGGCACAAAAAAAGCTATGGGCACTGAATTAAATCTATTCAGCACATTTGCCAACTCACCAGCGGCACTGGAAGCCTACATTGGGATTATGACCTCTCTTAGCAAAGGTGCTCTTAACCCTAAACTACGCGAACAAATCGCATTGGTCTCAGCAGGTTATAATGGCTGTAACTACTGCGCATCCGCTCATACCTATCTTGGAGAAAAAGCAGGGATTAATAAAGATGAACTTAAAGAAAACCTCTCAGGAAAATCGTCTGATAAGAAAACACAAGTGGCTCTCAATTTTGCTACTCAACTGATTGAACGTCGTGGTGGGGTGAGTGAGTTCGACATCAAGACTGTCCGTGAAGCTGGATTTAGTGATGAAGAAATGGTTGAAATTTTAGCGCATGTAGCGATGAACACTTTCACTAACTACTTCAACGAAGCATTCAAGACGGACATCGACTTCCCTGTCGTTGATACCCATAAAGGACGTACTGCAGCATAA
- a CDS encoding DUF2282 domain-containing protein, with translation MIKNGIFTAVAAAITLTTSVAFAEGEMEKCSVVKDGKGLIKENKADCKGSSHSCAGQNKAGDSESWILVPKGQCDKINAGDFSAVGQDIKDKIEVSN, from the coding sequence ATGATAAAAAACGGAATTTTTACAGCAGTTGCAGCAGCGATAACTTTAACAACTAGTGTTGCATTTGCTGAAGGTGAAATGGAGAAATGTAGCGTTGTTAAAGATGGCAAGGGATTAATTAAGGAAAACAAAGCAGATTGCAAAGGTTCTTCCCACTCCTGTGCTGGACAAAATAAAGCAGGTGATTCTGAATCGTGGATCTTAGTACCAAAAGGTCAATGTGATAAAATAAATGCGGGTGATTTTAGCGCTGTTGGGCAAGACATTAAAGATAAAATCGAAGTTTCAAATTAA
- a CDS encoding helix-turn-helix domain-containing protein: MKTLDLEKAAEFLGAHKETIRRLVATGRLPGVKIGSVIQHAKGTVDQQLMGPPKMSKRYLSNLSTFS, from the coding sequence ATGAAAACACTCGATCTTGAAAAAGCAGCCGAGTTTCTGGGAGCGCATAAAGAAACCATCAGACGTTTAGTAGCAACTGGCCGATTACCAGGTGTAAAAATTGGCAGTGTCATTCAGCATGCTAAAGGGACCGTCGATCAGCAGCTAATGGGACCGCCTAAAATGTCAAAACGGTACCTATCAAACTTGTCCACTTTTAGTTAA
- a CDS encoding transposase — translation MLNFIILLEKQLKKQALLLISFAFNKAILTKQPDAKIVIPPPSVAVISWKANTQRDDHIRLLQDEGDMVWQKKNNYGLRSHIELAILRYKKVMGTAMKARELPQQKTECGIATRALNESLHWVCQSL, via the coding sequence ATGCTGAATTTCATAATTCTCCTGGAAAAGCAATTAAAGAAGCAAGCTTTGCTTTTAATAAGCTTTGCTTTTAATAAGGCTATACTGACGAAACAGCCTGATGCAAAGATCGTCATTCCTCCTCCATCAGTTGCAGTGATTAGCTGGAAAGCGAACACTCAGCGCGACGATCATATTCGCCTTTTGCAGGACGAGGGGGATATGGTATGGCAAAAGAAAAACAATTATGGTTTGCGCAGCCATATAGAGTTAGCTATTTTGCGTTACAAAAAAGTCATGGGGACAGCCATGAAAGCAAGGGAATTACCTCAGCAAAAAACAGAATGTGGGATTGCTACGCGTGCTTTAAACGAATCACTTCACTGGGTATGCCAGTCTCTGTGA
- the istB gene encoding IS21-like element helper ATPase IstB encodes MMINPMPELSSQLKQLRLSHVAENIPLRNRESIEKKLSYPEFLGLLLQDELLGRENKKLRTRMKRARIRGDKTIESFDFDFNLKINRAQIQELISCSFIAEKVPILIVGPCGTGKSHIAQAIAHCAIQRGIDTLWLSQNQLFNELQAARASGRFDKKFSELVKMPLLIIDDFGLRPLRNPQDEDFHDLISERYERASTIITSNLDFSEWGSAFPNRLLAAATIDRLRHNSYRVTLDGPSYRGERETKKRK; translated from the coding sequence ATGATGATAAACCCGATGCCCGAGCTATCTTCGCAGTTAAAACAACTACGGTTATCGCATGTTGCTGAGAACATCCCGCTGCGTAACCGTGAGTCTATAGAAAAGAAGCTAAGCTACCCTGAGTTTCTGGGATTACTGCTTCAAGATGAGTTATTAGGAAGGGAAAACAAAAAATTAAGAACACGAATGAAGCGTGCACGTATCCGTGGTGACAAGACGATAGAATCATTCGATTTTGACTTTAACCTTAAAATCAATCGCGCTCAAATACAGGAGTTAATCTCGTGTTCATTTATTGCAGAAAAAGTTCCCATTCTCATCGTAGGACCTTGTGGAACAGGGAAATCTCATATTGCTCAAGCCATAGCTCATTGTGCGATACAAAGAGGAATCGATACACTCTGGCTTTCGCAAAATCAACTCTTTAATGAGTTGCAAGCAGCTAGAGCATCAGGTCGATTTGATAAAAAGTTCTCAGAACTGGTGAAAATGCCACTACTAATCATCGATGATTTTGGACTAAGACCATTACGCAACCCCCAGGATGAGGATTTTCACGACCTAATCTCGGAAAGATATGAGCGTGCATCAACGATCATTACATCCAATCTGGACTTTAGCGAATGGGGTTCTGCTTTCCCTAATCGATTACTTGCTGCAGCCACTATCGATAGATTAAGACATAATTCATATCGGGTTACATTAGATGGTCCCAGTTACAGAGGAGAGCGAGAAACAAAAAAGCGAAAATAA
- a CDS encoding DoxX family protein, giving the protein MLNNSVETSINKPFISKIIQIYLSVTKVLEKIALPVLVLFMRLWMAKIFWYSGMTKISNWQSTVFLFREEYKVPFVPPEITACLATSFELACPVLLIFGFATRLATLPLLAMTAVIQFTYLDLIDHRYWAMLLALILFYGPGSLSLDHLISKKFGLLASSRGDVA; this is encoded by the coding sequence ATGCTCAATAATTCGGTAGAAACTTCTATAAATAAGCCGTTCATTTCTAAAATTATTCAAATTTATCTATCAGTTACAAAGGTTTTGGAGAAAATTGCCCTTCCTGTGCTTGTTTTATTCATGCGCTTATGGATGGCTAAAATCTTCTGGTATTCTGGCATGACTAAAATATCAAACTGGCAGTCGACCGTCTTCTTGTTTAGGGAAGAATATAAAGTTCCTTTTGTGCCTCCAGAAATTACTGCTTGTCTTGCAACCTCTTTTGAGCTCGCTTGCCCTGTACTTCTTATCTTTGGGTTTGCAACAAGACTTGCAACATTGCCTTTACTGGCTATGACCGCTGTCATTCAGTTTACCTATCTCGATTTAATAGACCATCGTTACTGGGCTATGCTGCTTGCTTTGATTTTATTTTATGGCCCGGGTTCACTATCTCTTGACCACTTAATTTCTAAGAAATTTGGATTATTGGCATCTTCGCGTGGCGATGTTGCCTAA
- a CDS encoding DUF692 domain-containing protein, whose translation MTLNPLIGIGLRYPHYTQVLEERPSIGWFEVHSENFFSNGGNEIKALLNISEYYPISLHGVGLSLGSSDGISKVHLDRLSNLVHQVQPKFVSEHLSWGHVGGIHMPDLLPVPYTEESFNTFKRSISIAQDFLKREILIENPSSYIEYKSSRLHESYFLVELCNQTGAKILLDVNNLFISSWNHGWNTKEYIDSIPFNLVKEIHIAGHSIKELSNDSTLRIDTHNNYVCDEVWALYDYTVQRFGPIPTLLEWDADIPSLNVLIEEASKCESYLSSYKVNRGVANA comes from the coding sequence ATGACTTTGAACCCGCTAATAGGTATTGGACTTCGGTACCCTCATTACACACAAGTTCTAGAGGAGCGACCTTCGATTGGCTGGTTTGAAGTTCATAGCGAAAATTTCTTCTCCAACGGCGGAAATGAGATAAAAGCTCTTTTAAATATTTCCGAATATTATCCGATAAGCCTTCATGGTGTTGGGCTATCTTTGGGTTCATCCGATGGTATCTCCAAAGTCCATTTGGATCGCCTATCGAATCTTGTTCATCAGGTGCAGCCTAAATTTGTTTCTGAGCATCTTTCATGGGGACATGTTGGTGGCATACACATGCCTGATTTACTTCCAGTGCCTTATACAGAAGAAAGTTTTAACACCTTTAAGCGCAGTATATCGATAGCACAGGATTTTTTAAAACGAGAAATTCTTATTGAGAACCCATCTTCCTATATAGAATATAAGTCATCCAGGCTCCATGAATCCTATTTTTTGGTGGAGCTTTGCAATCAAACAGGTGCCAAGATTCTGCTCGATGTGAATAACCTATTCATCTCATCCTGGAATCACGGATGGAATACCAAAGAGTACATTGATTCTATTCCATTTAATTTAGTAAAAGAAATTCATATTGCTGGTCATTCCATAAAAGAATTGTCAAACGATAGTACTCTGCGTATAGATACTCACAATAATTATGTGTGTGATGAGGTGTGGGCTCTATACGATTATACTGTTCAAAGATTTGGCCCTATACCAACTTTACTTGAATGGGATGCAGACATCCCTTCTCTCAATGTTTTAATTGAGGAAGCTTCAAAATGCGAGTCATACCTCTCGTCTTACAAAGTCAATAGGGGGGTAGCAAATGCATGA